In Pigmentiphaga litoralis, the genomic window CGTACGACTGACGTGACGGGCTCGATCGAGCTGCCGGAAGACAAGGAAATGGTTCTGCCAGGCGACAACGTGTCGATCACGGTCAAGCTGCTGGCCCCCATCGCCATGGAAGAAGGTCTGCGCTTCGCCATCCGTGAAGGCGGTCGTACCGTCGGCGCCGGTGTCGTTGCCACGATTCTGAAGTAATATGCTGGGTTGCAGAGAGCGGAAACGCTTTCTGCAATGGCTGCTTTATCGAACAAGAACGCAGACGACGGGTCAAAAGCCGGTCCGAAAGCTTCCTAGAAAGTTCGAAAATCACAGTCAGGCGAAGCCGCCAACTCTTCGCCAGCAAGATCAAACGAGCGTCATCCCCGGATGGCGCTTGAGACTTTAGGGGAATAGCTCAATTGGCAGAGCGTTGGTCTCCAAAACCAAAGGTTGTGGGTTCGATTCCCTCTTCCCCTGCCACTTTCTCCCGGAGCTCGCGGGTTCTATGTCCGAGCTTCGGTCTGAAGCTTGCATGGCGCCGCAAGAGCCGGGTTGTCTTTGCAAGCACAGCCGCCTTCAGTCCTGCTGAAGCGGCCCGGACGAACAGATGTCGAATCCAAACGTCGAAACCGTAACAAGCTCCACCGATCGAGTCAAAGTGGGCCTGGCGATTGCCGCCTTCGTGGCCGGGCTGGTGGGCTTTTACGCCTTGTCGTCGAGCCCTACCATTGCCCGCGTCGGCGTCGTGATCGTCGGCCTGGTTGTTGCCCTGGTGATCGCGTACTTCAGCGAACCCGGCCGCCGGGTCATCGCATTCGCGCAAGACTCCTACCAGGAGACCCGCAAGGTCGTCTGGCCGAACCGCAAGGAAACCATCCAGACCACCGGCGCCGTGTTCGCGTTCGTGGTGATCATGGCGGTTTTCCTGTGGCTGACTGACAAATCGATTGAATGGGTGCTGTACGACCTGCTTCTCGGTTGGAAATAAAACGGCGGAATGAAGCGATGAGCAAGCGTTGGTACGTCGTTCATGTCTACTCTGGCATGGAAAAAAGCGTTCAAAAGGCGCTGATGGAACGTGTGGAGCGGGCCGGTCTGGATACCTCTTTTGGTCAGATCCTGGTCCCCACCGAAGAAGTGATCGAAGTGAAGGGCGGTAGCAAGTCCGTGACCGAACGGCGCTTTTTCCCGGGTTACGTGTTCGTCGAGATGGATCTGACCGACGAAACGTGGCACCTGGTGAAGAACACCAACAAAGTCACGGGTTTCATTGGCGGTTCGGGCAACCGGCCCACGCCGATCTCCCAGAAAGAAGTCGACGACATGCTGTCGCAGATGCAAGAGGGCGTGGAAAAGCCACGGCCGAAGGTCTTGTTCGAAGTGGGCGAAATGGTCCGCATCAAGGAAGGTCCGTTTGCAGACTTCAACGGCAACGTCGAAGACGTCAACTACGAAAAGAGCAAGCTGCGCGTGTCCGTGACCATTTTTGGTCGTTCGACCCCGGTGGAACTCGATTTCAGCCAGGTCGAAAAGTCCTGAGCTTGGTATGAATAACCGGATGACGCGCTGCGGCCAGCGTCATCCGGGTTTCGGCGTCTGCGATGCCGAAGAATCCCGGCCGGCAACCTCGGGGAGCCCTGTCAAGGGCGATTGAACCCGAAAGGAGCACACCATGGCGAAGAAAATCGTCGGCTTCATCAAGCTGCAAGTTCCAGCTGGTAAAGCCAACCCGTCCCCCCCTATCGGTCCTGCGCTGGGTCAGCGCGGTCTGAACATCATGGAATTCTGCAAGGCGTTCAACGCCAAGACGCAAGGCATGGAGCCTGGTCTGCCGATTCCCGTGGTGATCACCGCTTTTGCCGACAAGAGCTTCACGTTCGTGATGAAGTCGCCTCCAGCGACCATCCTGATCAAGAAGGCTGCCGGCATCCAGAAGGGCTCGCCCACGCCGCACACCGCCAAGGTGGGCTCGCTGACGCGCGCGCAAGTCGAAGAAATCGTCAAGACCAAGCAACCTGACCTGACCGCCGCCGATCTCGACGCCGCGGTTCGTACGATCGCTGGTAGCGCCCGCAGCATGGGCATCACGGTAGAGGGTCTGTAATCATGGCACGTCTGTCGAAACGCATTACCGCGGTCCGCGCAAAGATCGACCGCAACAAGCTGTACCCCGTCGCCGAAGCGCTCGCGCTGGTGAAAGACACCGCCACCGCCAAGTTCGATGAATCCATCGACCTGGCCGTGCAGCTCGGCATCGACGCCAAGAAGTCGGACCAGCTGGTTCGCGGCTCCGTCGTGCTGCCTGCCGGTACCGGCAAGAGCGTGCGCGTCGCCGTGTTCGCACAGGGCGACAAGGCCGAGCAGGCGAAAGCCGCCGGCGCCGACATCGTCGGCATGGAAGACCTGGCCGACCAGATCAAGGCCGGCAAGATGGACTTTGACATCGTCATCGCGTCGCCAGACACGATGCGCGTCGTGGGCGCCCTGGGTCAGATCCTGGGTCCCCGTGGCCTGATGCCTAACCCGAAGGTCGGTACCGTGACGCCTGACGTCGCTACCGCCGTCAAGAACGCCAAGGCCGGTCAGGTTCAATACCGTACCGACAAGGCAGGCATCATCCACGCCACGATCGGCCGTGCATCGTTCAACGTCGAACAGCTCCAGTCCAACCTGGTGGCGCTGGTCGATGCCCTGAACAAGGCGCGTCCTGCCACTGCCAAGGGCGTGTACCTGCGCAAGCTGGCCGTGTCGTCGACGATGGGTGGCGGTGTTCGCGTCGACCAGGCTTCGCTGAGCGCCTGATAGGCGTCACGCAAGGCAGCATTTGTAGTACCAAACTTTGGGCTGCACCCCGCGGCCGGTTCGCCGGACAAAGGGTGTTGCTGTCAAAGACCGCGGGAGAGAAACGAGGGTGCCGCCTGCTCAGGCAGGAGGCCGATCCGCAGATCTTAAAACCGTTGGCGAATCCTGTTGCAACGCCCAGTGCGCCAAGAACAGGCCTAGCAGCGGATCCAGCGTAGACGGCGGTCCCAGGAAGAATTCTTATCCAAAGAACTCGACCAGGTTCGCCGCATTCGGTTGACGCAACGGGATTTCCCCAAGCGTCTTTTGATGGAGTGTTCGACCGTGAGTCTCAATCGTAAAGAGAAGACGGTGGTTATCGAAGAGATCTCGGTAGAAGTTGCCAAGGCTCAATCGATCATCATCGCAGAGTACCGGGGTCTGGACGTCGCTGCCGTCACCGTACTGCGCAAGAAAGCACGTGAGTCGGGTGTTTACCTGCGTGTTCTGAAGAACACGCTGGCCATTCGCGCCATCGCTGGCACCCCTTTCGAGGGTCTGTCCACCCACTTGGCCGGTCCGCTGATTTATGCAGTGAGCGCCGACCCAGTGGCTGCAGCAAAAGTACTGGCTGACTTTGCCAAAACCAATGACAAGCTCGTTCTGAAGGCCGGCTCGCTGCCGAACAGCCTGATGAACGTTGAAGGCATCAAGGCCCTGGCCGCCCTGCCTTCGCGCGAAGAACTGTTGGCAAAACTGCTCGGCACGATGCAAGCCCCGATCGCAACGTTTGTGCGTACGCTCAACGAAGTTCCGTCCAAGTTCGTGCGCGGCCTCGCCGCAGTACGCGACAA contains:
- the rplK gene encoding 50S ribosomal protein L11: MAKKIVGFIKLQVPAGKANPSPPIGPALGQRGLNIMEFCKAFNAKTQGMEPGLPIPVVITAFADKSFTFVMKSPPATILIKKAAGIQKGSPTPHTAKVGSLTRAQVEEIVKTKQPDLTAADLDAAVRTIAGSARSMGITVEGL
- the rplJ gene encoding 50S ribosomal protein L10 — encoded protein: MSLNRKEKTVVIEEISVEVAKAQSIIIAEYRGLDVAAVTVLRKKARESGVYLRVLKNTLAIRAIAGTPFEGLSTHLAGPLIYAVSADPVAAAKVLADFAKTNDKLVLKAGSLPNSLMNVEGIKALAALPSREELLAKLLGTMQAPIATFVRTLNEVPSKFVRGLAAVRDKQAEAA
- the nusG gene encoding transcription termination/antitermination protein NusG, whose protein sequence is MSKRWYVVHVYSGMEKSVQKALMERVERAGLDTSFGQILVPTEEVIEVKGGSKSVTERRFFPGYVFVEMDLTDETWHLVKNTNKVTGFIGGSGNRPTPISQKEVDDMLSQMQEGVEKPRPKVLFEVGEMVRIKEGPFADFNGNVEDVNYEKSKLRVSVTIFGRSTPVELDFSQVEKS
- the secE gene encoding preprotein translocase subunit SecE; this translates as MSNPNVETVTSSTDRVKVGLAIAAFVAGLVGFYALSSSPTIARVGVVIVGLVVALVIAYFSEPGRRVIAFAQDSYQETRKVVWPNRKETIQTTGAVFAFVVIMAVFLWLTDKSIEWVLYDLLLGWK
- the rplA gene encoding 50S ribosomal protein L1, which produces MARLSKRITAVRAKIDRNKLYPVAEALALVKDTATAKFDESIDLAVQLGIDAKKSDQLVRGSVVLPAGTGKSVRVAVFAQGDKAEQAKAAGADIVGMEDLADQIKAGKMDFDIVIASPDTMRVVGALGQILGPRGLMPNPKVGTVTPDVATAVKNAKAGQVQYRTDKAGIIHATIGRASFNVEQLQSNLVALVDALNKARPATAKGVYLRKLAVSSTMGGGVRVDQASLSA